Genomic window (Pseudomonas hydrolytica):
TCATCCTGGGCGTGGCGCGGCTGTCGCCGAACTGGCTGATCAGCAAGCTGGCCACCGTCTACATCGAGATCTTCCGCAACATCCCGCCGCTGCTGCAGATTCTCTTCTGGTACTTCGCGGTGTTTCTCGCCCTGCCGGGACCGCGGCAGAGCCTGGACATCGGCGAAACCTTCTTCCTCAACAGCCGTGGTCTGTACATGCCGGCGCCCGGTCCGTCGGAGAGTTTCGGTCTGTTCGCCGTGGTCCTGCTGGCCACCATCGTCGGCATCATCGCCCTGGGCCGCTGGGCCAAGAAGCGCCGTGAGGCCACCGGCAAGATCTTCCCGCTGCTGTGGACCTCCCTGGCGCTGATCGTGGTGATTCCCGGCCTGACCGTGCTGATCGGCGGCAACCCGCTGGTGTGGAGCGTGCCGGAGCTGCGCGGTTTCAACTTCCGCGGCGGCTGGGTGATGATCCCCGAGCTGATGGCCCTGACCCTGGCGCTGACCATCTACACCGCGGCCTTCATCGCCGAGAACGTGCGCTCGGGGATCATGGCGGTCAGTCATGGCCAGACCGAGGCGGCCCGTTCGCTGGGGCTGCGCCCCGGCATCACCCTGCGCCTGGTGATCATCCCGCAGGCATTGCGCGTGATCATCCCGCCGCTGACCAGCCAGTACCTGAACCTGGCGAAGAACTCCTCGCTGGCCGCCGGCATCGGCTACCCGGACATGGTGTCGCTGTTCGCCGGTACGGTACTCAACCAGACCGGCCAGGCCATCGAGGTGATCGCCATCACCATGAGCGTGTACCTGGCGATCAGCATCAGCATTTCCCTGCTGATGAACTGGTACAACAAGCGCATTGCGCTGATCGAGCGGTAAGGAGCAGCCATGCAGTCTCATACCTTCAAACCGGATCTGCCGCCGCCACGCATGAGTGTCGGCGCAGTGGGCTGGCTCAAGGCCAACCTGTTCTCCAACTGGTTCAACACCCTGTTGACCCTGTTCGCCATCTACCTGATCTGGCTGATCGTGCCGCCGCTGATCCAGTGGGCCTTCATCGATGCCACCTGGAGCGGCAGCACCCGCGCCGACTGCACCAGCGGCGGCGCCTGCTGGGTGTTCATCCAGCAGCGTTTCGGCCAGTTCATGTACGGCTTCTATCCCAGCGAGCTGCGCTGGCGCGTGG
Coding sequences:
- a CDS encoding amino acid ABC transporter permease, translating into MQTTANAPRPRGSVWTDPQVRAWLFQILAVIAVVALGWFLFQNTQTNLEKRGIVSGFGFLSNSAGFGIAQHLIDYSESDSYGRVFVIGLLNTLLVSFIGIVLASILGFILGVARLSPNWLISKLATVYIEIFRNIPPLLQILFWYFAVFLALPGPRQSLDIGETFFLNSRGLYMPAPGPSESFGLFAVVLLATIVGIIALGRWAKKRREATGKIFPLLWTSLALIVVIPGLTVLIGGNPLVWSVPELRGFNFRGGWVMIPELMALTLALTIYTAAFIAENVRSGIMAVSHGQTEAARSLGLRPGITLRLVIIPQALRVIIPPLTSQYLNLAKNSSLAAGIGYPDMVSLFAGTVLNQTGQAIEVIAITMSVYLAISISISLLMNWYNKRIALIER